Genomic window (Bacillota bacterium):
CGCTCCATGCGCGCCGCCTCGCACTCGGCAAGGAGCTCCGCCTGCGGGCGGAAGAGCGGGATCCAGGCCGTCTCCTCCGGCCGCTCAGCCGCCTCCAGCGGCCCGCTGACCACCTCTTGCCCGCCCTGGGGGCTGTCCAGGAGGAGCAGAAGGCGGCCGGCCGCCGCCTGCGCCTGCAAGAGCGTCCGGTCACGCCGGAAGGGCAGGAGGAGCTCGGCCGCCGGCGCCCCCTCTTCGCGGGCCGCCTCCGGCGCCCGGCCGGCGACGCCGGAGGGCTCGGCCGCCAGCGCGGGCGCCGTCTCCAGACGGAGGCGCGCCAGCCGCCGCTGGCCGCGGTCGGCCACCGTGGCCAAGAGGATGCCCCCGTCCAGCCAGAGGGGCGGCCCCTCCACCGGCCGGTCCAGCCCGGCCGTCAGGAGGCGCGCGGGCGTCCGCTCCAGCGGCTCGGGGTAGCGCCGCGCGTTCCGGACCCGCTCCTCCTCCGGGAGCGCGCCCGGGCCGGCGAGCGCCGCCGGCGGCAGGTCGGGGACGACGCCCCCGATGCTCCGCCAGCCCTTGCCGACGTGGCCGGCCAGGTCCTCGACCGGGCGCGCCTCCTCCACCGGGACCGCCAGCAGGTGGCTCAGCTTGTAGACGTTCTCGGGCTCGAGCGGGGAGACGAAGGCCACCCAGCGCCCGTCGGGCGAGAAGCGGGGCCAGCGGGCGTCCACGTCGCCGAGGGTGAGCCGCCTGGCCTCGCCGCCGTCGACGGCCACCATCCAGAGGTCGTTGCGCCGGTTGTTGTCGGGATCCCCGGTCCGGTTGGAGACGAAGGCGACCCAACGGCCGTCCGGCGAGAAGCAGGGCTGGCGCTCGTCGGAGGGCCCGGAGGTGAGGCGGCGGACCCGGCGCGTGGCCAGGTCCAGCAGGAACAGATGCGTGCGCACGTCGTCCAGGAAGCCCTGCCCGTCGAACTTGTGCTGCACGCGGTCGATGACCACCGGCCCGCGGCCCTCCCGCAGCGCCGCCAGGTAGCGGCGCTCCTCCTCGGAGGGGTCGCGTGCGGCGAAGGCCAGCGTCCGGCCGTCGGGCGACCAGGCGAACTCGGCCACGCCCTCCGGCCGGTCGGTCAACTGGCGCGGCTCGCCCCCCAGGCGCAGGTCCAGGCACCAGATCTGCGCTCTGGCCTCGCCCCGCCGGCCCTTCCCCGGTGGCGAGCCGGCATCGGCCGCCGGCCGCTCGTCACCCTCCCCGGACGGACGCGCGTCGGCAACCTCCACCTCGTCCGCGCGCGAGGAGAGAAAGGCGAGATACCGCCCGTCGGGCGACCAGGCGGGGGCGCGGTCGTGCGTGGCGCCGCGGGTGAGACGATGGG
Coding sequences:
- a CDS encoding S9 family peptidase is translated as MGRRLRLEDYYLHRSVLETALSPDGRLAAVVVRYARRRPDEHQQSLWLLATDGSQPPHRLTRGATHDRAPAWSPDGRYLAFLSSRADEVEVADARPSGEGDERPAADAGSPPGKGRRGEARAQIWCLDLRLGGEPRQLTDRPEGVAEFAWSPDGRTLAFAARDPSEEERRYLAALREGRGPVVIDRVQHKFDGQGFLDDVRTHLFLLDLATRRVRRLTSGPSDERQPCFSPDGRWVAFVSNRTGDPDNNRRNDLWMVAVDGGEARRLTLGDVDARWPRFSPDGRWVAFVSPLEPENVYKLSHLLAVPVEEARPVEDLAGHVGKGWRSIGGVVPDLPPAALAGPGALPEEERVRNARRYPEPLERTPARLLTAGLDRPVEGPPLWLDGGILLATVADRGQRRLARLRLETAPALAAEPSGVAGRAPEAAREEGAPAAELLLPFRRDRTLLQAQAAAGRLLLLLDSPQGGQEVVSGPLEAAERPEETAWIPLFRPQAELLAECEAARMERIAFRDGDGWEVEGLVTLPPGWEPARGARPLLVVIHGGPMAYDQPAFRFDVQWWAGLGYLVLQVNYRGSTGYGERFCEVIRGDWGPREHDDVMCGVEELVRRGWADPERLFVTGFSQGGIMTNWAIGHTDRFRAAVSEHGMWEYAAAFGTDDSHLWWQDDLGVPWQNPEGYRRIAPAQAVASIRTPVLIMAGQEDWRCPLDQAEMMYVALRKRGLPAELVVWPGEHHAVSRPRRAVDRLRRAALWLERWGGQRVPEEDRRLPETGEAEAGRAGAGGGR